TGATCCGGCTTCGCCGCGCTTCGGAGGCGACCGGCTGCGAGATCCTCGGCAAGGCCGAGTTTCTCAATCCCGGCCAGTCCGTGAAGGACCGCCCGGCGCGCCAGATGGTGCTGGCAGCGGAAGCCGCCGGCACGCTGAAGCCCGGCGGCCTGATCGTGGAAGGCACCGCCGGCAACACTGGCATCGGCCTGGCCCTGGTCGCCGCGGCGCGCGGCTATCGCACGCTGATCGTCATTCCCGACACGCAGAGCCAGGAAAAGAAGGACACGCTGCGCCTCGCCGGCGCGACGCTGGTCGAGGTGCCGGCGAAGCCCTACACCGACCCCGACAACTACCAGCACGTCGCCCGCCGCCTCGCCGACCAGTTCCGCAAGAGCGAGCCGAACGGCGTGCTCTTCGCCGACCAGTGGAACAACCTCGAGAATGCCCGCGCGCACGAACTGACCACCGGCCCGGAAATCTGGGCCCAGACCGACGGCAAGGTCGACGCCTTCATCTGCTCGGTCGGCACCGGCGGCACGCTCGCCGGCAACGCCGCTTATCTGCGCAAGCAGAAGCCGAACATCGTCATCGGCTGCGCCGACCCCGACGGCGCCGGCATGTTCAACCTGTTCACCACCGGCGAGGCGAAGGCAACGCCGGGCACTTCGATCACCGAGGGCATCGGCCTCAACCGCTCGACGCCGATCGTCGGCCCGGTCAAGGTCGACAAGGCCTACGTCATCCCGGACAGCGAAGCGGTGCCCGCCGTCTTTGATCTCGCCGAGCACGAGGGCCTGCTGCTCGGCGGCTCGTCCGGCGTCAACATCGCCGGCGCCATCCGCCTCGCCCGCGATCTCGGCCCGGGCAAGACCATCGTGACGATCCTCGCCGACGGCGGCATGCGCTACCAGTCGAAGCTCTACAACCCGGAATTCCTGCGCGCCCACAAGCTGCCGGCACCCGCCTGGCTGACGCGGCAGGACGACGTCCGCGTACCCTTCGCCGCGACGGTCTGACACTCCGCCCCCAAGCGGAGGCTGTTGAGGCACCATCGAAACCGGCTAGGATCGGGCATGAGCACCGAACTCCTCTTCCGCGAAGACGCCTACCTCCCCGCCGCCGAGGCGACCGTGATCGCCGTCACCGACCGCCGCGGCATCGTTCTCGACCGCACCGTCTTCTACGCAACCGGCGGCGGCCAGCCCGGCGACACCGGGCTGCTGGAGAGGCCGGACGGCAACATCTCCATTGCCACCACCGTCTACGGCGACACCAAGAGCGACATCGTCCACGTGCCCGGCGACGACCAGTCGCTGCCGCAGGTCGGCGAGACGCTGAAGGCAGTCCTCGACTGGCCGCGCCGCTACCGCCACATGCGCATCCACACCGGGCTGCACCTGCTGTCGGTCGTGCTCCCCTTCCCCGTCACCGGCGGCTCGATCGGCGCCGACGAGGGCCGGCTCGATTTCGACATCGACGGCGAAGTGCCGACCAAGGAGGAGATCGAGGAGCGGCTGAACGCGCTGGTGATGGCTGACCACAAGGTGACCACCGAGTGGATCACCGACGACGAGCTGCTCGCCAACCCCGGACTGGTAAAAACGATGAAGGTGAAGCCGCCGATGGGGTCGGGCAAGGTGCGCCTCGTGCGCATCGGCGACATCGACCTGCAGCCCTGCGGCGGCACGCACGTGCATTCGACGGCTGAGATCGGCAAGCTCGTGATCAGCAAGATCGAAAGCAAAGGCAAACAGAACCGCCGCGTCCGCATCAGGTTTGCGGAGTAGCCCGCTTTCCTCGGCGAAGGCACGCCGAATGGTCTCCGCCTTCCCGGCGAAGGCGCGGCCGCCAACCAACCTCCGCTTTCCCCGCGAAGGCGGGGATCCGGGTGGACAGGAATTCACGGACGAGCGGGGCCGCGCTCCGCTGGTGGCACCTAGGTCCCCGCCTTCGCGGGGAAAGCGGAGGGGAAGCGACACCGGCGCTTTCGTGGCGACGAGCGTAGGAGCTAGGGTGGGCGTCTTCCCTCGAGCACTATTGATCACGGGACAAGGCACCACCGATGACCGATCGTTCCCCCTGGTTCGTCTCCACCGACTGGCTCGCCGCACATCAAAGCGAAGTCGCCATCGTCGATGGATCATGGCACCTGCCGACAACCGGCCGCAGCGGACGCGCCGAGTATGACGCCGCCCATGTTCCGGGCGCGGTCTTCTTCGACATCGACGCCATCGCCGATACGTCGAACCCCCTGCCCCACATGCTGCCCTCGCCTGAGGTGTTCGCGAAGGCCGTCGGTGCGCTCGGCATCGACGAGCAGCACACCATCGTCGTCTACGACAGCGCCGGGCTGTCGTCGGCGCCACGCCTGTGGTGGACCTTCAAGATCATGGGCGCGCGGGACGTTACCATCCTCGAGGGCGGCCTGCCGAAATGGCGCGCCGAGGGCCGTCCGGTGGACGCCGCGCCGGTGACGCATCCGCCGCGGACGTTCGTCACGCATTTCGATCCGCACGTCGTCATCGGCCTCATCGACGTGCGCGACGGATTGCTCGCCGGCGAATTCCAGGTCGTCGATGCCCGTCCCGCGGCACGCTTCCGCGGCGAGGCGCCGGAACCGCGGCCGTGGGTCAAGACCGGCCGCATCCCGGGCAGCCGCAACGTGCCCTCGACCGACCTCATCGCCGACGGCAGGCTGAAGGACGCCGAGACACTGCGGCGCGCTTTCGTCGAGGCCGGCGTCGATCTCGCCAAGCCCATCGTTACAAGCTGCGGCTCCGGCGTGAACGCGGCAACGCTGTCGCTGGCGCTCGACGTTATCGGCGTGAAGGATACGCGGCTCTACGACGGATCGTGGACCGAGTGGGGCGCCCGCGGCGACACCGCGATTGCCACCGGGCCCGTCTAGCTTCCTGCTTCGCTGCGGCACCCCTCCCCAAAACCGCTACGCGGTTTTGACCCTCCCACAAGGGGAGGGCTCAGGCCGAGTCGGATCTTGCAGCGGGGTGAACCCTCCCCTTGTGGGAGGGTCAAAACGCCAAGGCGTTTTGGGGAGGGGCGTCTCTCCTCCTAGCGTTTTCCGAACAGCCACCCGCCAGCGTCCTGCCGTCGCTGCACACGCTACGGGAACAATCCGCCCACCATCCCGTTCAGATACCGTTCACATCGTTTCGCCGATATCCGGCCTACGTTCCGCCGCCTGACATAGGCAAACTCCCAAGTCCGGCACGCAAGTCCGCGTGCACATTGCTGCGAGGTACATGATGACCAAGGCCAAAGCCCTTCTCGTCTCCGGAGCGCTCGTGTCGCTTCTCATTCCGCCGGCGGGGGCCGCAACCTTCCATGCGCCGATGGTGTTGGCGCAGGCCGATACCGCGACAGACGCGGTCGCCACGGCCCAGGCTGCGGTAGAAGCCGCCCGCACCGCGCTCCGCGCCGCGCTCGCCTCTGGCACCGGCGTTGACGAAGCCCGCGCCGCGTTGCGCGATGCGCTCCAGCAACTAGAAACCGCGCGCGTCGCTGCCGGCCTGCCCCCGGCCGATCCGAGCGCGCTCGAGCCGGTGCTGCCTGAGGAATCCGCGCCCGCCGCTCCCCCGGCTGAGGTCGCGCCGCCGCCGGCCGAAGTTGCGCCGCCGGCCGCCGAAACACCGCCGCCTCCGGCTGAAGTGACGCCGCCCGCAGTCGAGACGCCGCCGGTGGTCGTACCGCCCGTCGTGGTGCCGCCGGTTGTCGTGCCGCCGGTGGAGGTCGCGCCGCCGGCCAACCAGCAGAACGGCAAGCCGCGCCAGAACGGCCAGAACGGCAGGCCCAAGCCAGGCACTCCGCCGCCGGCCGATCAGACCGCACCGCCGCCGGCCGACACGGTAGTCCCGCCGGCCGACGCAACTGTGCCGCCGCCGCCCGTCGTCGTCCCGCCGGCCGAACAGGCGCCGCCGTCGGCCGAGCAGGCACCGCCGCCCGTGGCGCCGACCGCGCCTGTGGTGGAGCCGGTGATCAACCTGCCGCCGCCCGTGATCGAGGCGCCGCCGCCCCCGCCGCCTCCGGCTGCCGCGACCGGTGGTCAGTTCGACTTGCAGAAATTCAAGAACCGCCCGAAGTTCGGTCAGGTGCCGCCGGCCGCTGCCGCCAACCAGCCGCCGCCGGCCGTGCTGCCGAAGTCCGAGGACGCCGTGAAGGAAGGCGCCGTCATCCCGGCGCAGGACGGCCGCGTCATCGTCAAGGAAGGCGGCCAGGTCACCGTCAAGCACGACGACTCGGGCCGCTTCGTCCGCCAGGGCGACAAGTTCCAGACCGCGCCCAGCGACAACGGCACCGAGACGGCCACCGTGTCCCGTCCCGACGGCTCGCAGATCGTCACCGTCCGCGACCAGAGCGGCAACATCGTCCAGCGCTACCGCAAGAATCCGAACGGCAGCGTCGATGTGCTGATCGGCGACGTCGAGCAGCCCGGCGTCTTCGGCCGCATCTTCGGCCAGAAGCCGGCGCCCGCCCAGCCGCGTCCGCGTCCGCGCGGGCAGCCGCCGGTGCTGACGCTGAACCTCGGTCCGGTGCAGCTCAACATTCCGCGCCAGCAGTACATCGTGGAATCGAGTCGCGCCAACGAGCAGCAACTGCAAGACACGCTGATGGCCCCGCCGGTCGAGCGCGTCGAGCGGACGTACACGCTGGAGGAAATCCGGCAGAACGGCCGCCTGCGCGACAAGGTCCGCCGCATCGACTTCGACACGATCACCTTCGACACCGGCCAGGCGACCGTGCCGGACGATCAGATCGTGAAGATGCAGACGATCGGCGACGCCTTGAAGAACATCATCGACCGCGATCCGACGCAGGTGTTCCTGATCGAAGGGCACACCGACGCCGTGGGTTCGGACTTGTCGAACCTCGCGCTGTCGGATCGCCGCGCCGAAACCGTCGCCGAGATTCTCTCGTACTACTACGGCATCCCGCCGGAGAATCTGGTGACGCAGGGCTACGGCGAGCAGTTCCTGAAAATCCCGACGATCGCCGCCGAGCGGCAGAACCGCCGGGTCGCCTTCCGGAACATCACGGACTTGCTGCACGCCAGCAACTAGGCGCAGCTCGATATTCGAAGGGCGCGTTCCGCGAGGGACGCGCCCTTTTTCTTTTGTGCTGAGGCGTGCCCCACCCACCATGCCTTTGGCATGGTCCCCCCTCCCCGCCCTAATGCAAAATCTGGCTGAGGAACAGCTTCGTCCGCTCGTGCTGCGGATGGCTGAAGAATTCCTGCGGCGTGTTCTGCTCGACGATCTGGCCGGCGTCCATGAAGATGACGCGGCTCGCCACCTGCCGGGCGAAACCCATCTCGTGCGAGACGACCATCATGGTCATGCCGTCGTTGGCGAGATCGACCATCACGTCGAGCACCTCCTTGATCATCTCCGGATCGAGCGCCGAGGTCGGCTCGTCGAACAGCATGATGCGCGGGTTCATGCACAGCGCCCGCGCGATCGCGACGCGCTGCTGCTGGCCGCCGGAAAGCTGCGAGGGATACTTCGACGCCTGCTCGGGGATGCGGACGCGCTTGAGATAGCGCATCGCCGTCGCCTCGGCGTCAGCCTTGCTCATCTTGCGCACCCAGATCGGCGCCAGCGTGCAGTTTTCCAGGATCGTCAGATGCGGGAATAGGTTGAAGCTCTGGAACACCATGCCGACGTCGCGGCGCACCTCGTCGATGCGGCGCAGATCGTCGGTGAGTTCGATGCCGTCGACGACGATGCGGCCCTGCTCGTGCGTCTCCAGCCGGTTGATGCAGCGGATCATGGTCGACTTGCCCGAGCCGGACGGCCCGCACACCACGATGCGCTCGCCGCGCATGACCTTGAGGTTGATGTCGCGCAGCGCCTGAAACTCGCCGAACCATTTGTTGACGCCGATCATCTCGATGGCGACTTGCGGCGCGGGCTCCTCGCCCGGCATCCGGGCGGCGGCGGTTTCAGACATCGACGGTCCCCTGTTGTCGTTTGCCCTACACTAGCGGACCGGCGGCGCGAATTGCAGCCCGCCGTTCGTCCAGAGCGCGTTCAGCCCGCGCGGCATCTGCAGCGGCGAGCCGAGGCCGAGATTGCGCTCGTAGATTTCGCCATAGTTGCCGACGGCCTTGATCGCGTTCGCCGCCCAGGCCGCGTTGAGGCCGATGCCCTTGCCAAGCGCGCCCTCGGCGCCGAGCAACTGGCGGATGTCGCCGTTGTCGCTGGCCTTCATGCCGTCGACATTGGCCTGCGTGACGCCGAGTTCCTCCGCATCGACCAGCGCGAAATGCACCCAGCGCACGATCGCCGCCCAGCGGTAGTCGGCCTGCAGCACCGCCGGGCCGTAGGGCTCCTTCGACAGCACCTCGGGCAGCACGACGCTGTCCTCGGGCCGCGTCAGGCCGAGCCGCATGGCGTGGAGGGCGGCGACATCGCCGGTGGCGACGTTGCACTGGCCGGACTGGTAGGCCGCCGGCTGGCTTTCGGCCGTCACCGGCACGCTGGTGAAGCTCATCGCGTGGGTCTTGAAATAGGCGGCGACGGCGACCTCGGTCGCGCTGCCCGGCTCGATGCACACCTTGGCGCCGGAAAGCTGCAGAGCGGAATCGACGCCGAGGGAGTTCGGCACCATGAATCCCTGCCCGTTATAGAAATTCACGCCGACGAAGGAGACGCCGAAGGTCGTGTCGCGGGCCATCGTCCACGCCGTATTGCGGATGAGGACGTCCACCGTGCCCTGCTGCAGGGCGCGGAAGCGCTCGCGGGCGGTGAGCGGAGCAAACGTCACAAGCTTCGGGTCGCCGAGCACCGCCGCGGCAATGGCCCGGCAATAATCGACGTCGAACCCGCTCCACTGCTTCTGGCTGTCGACGGTGGCGAAGCCCGGCAGGCCCGGATCGACGCCGCAGACCAGCATCTTGCGCTGCGTGACGCTATCGAGCACCGCGGCGGGGGCGGAAACGGTGTAGAGAGAAGCGAGCGCCGCAAGCGCGATCAGCGTAAGGCTTCGCAGGCTGGAACCCATGCAATTCAGCTCAACCGCCGCCGCGTCATCACGGAATTTGACCAGCCACTGTCAGGCTATTATTCCCCACCGGTCAAGTATGAGCGAAGGTTTATCGTGAAGGACGACAACAACAAGACGCCGGCCCGCCCGCGTACAAGGCTGGTGCGCAGCGGCCGCGACAAGAAAATCGTCGGCCCGTTCATCAATCCGCCGGTGATCCACGCTTCGACGGTGCTGTTCGACTCCGTCGACAGCATGCTGCAGCAGAAGCAGCCCTACGAATACGGGCGCTGGGGCACGCCGACCAGCGACGCGCTGGAGGCCGCGCTGAACGACCTCGAGGGGGCCGACGGCACCGCCCTCTGCCCCTCCGGTCTTTCGGCCGCGACGGTGGCGCTGCTTGCCTGCGTCTCGACCGGCGATCGCGTGCTGCTCACCGACAATATTTACGGCCCCGTCCGCCGCTTCGCCGACGGAATGCTGAAGCGGCTGGGCGTCGAGACGGTTTACTACGATCATGCGCTGGGCGCGGGCATCGAGGCGCTGTTCACGCCCAACACCACCGTCGTCTACTGCGAGTCGCCCGGCTCCCTCACCTTCGAGATGCAGGACCTGCCGGCGATCGCCGAGGTCGCGCACCGCCATGGCGCCACGGTGATGTTCGACAACACCTGGGCGACGCCGTTCTTCTTCCGGGCGCTGGACCACGGCGCCGACATCTCGATCATGGCCGGGACGAAATACATCGGCGGCCATTCCGACACGATGGTCGGCACCGCCGCGGCGCGCGGCGAGACGTGGCAGAAGCTGAAGGACACGCGCCGGGCGCTCGGCATCCATCTCGCGCCCGACGACATGTATCTCGCGCTCCGCGGCATCCGCACGCTGGCGATCCGGCTGGAGCAGCACCAGAAGTCGGCAATGACAATCGCCAGGTGGCTGCAGGGTCGGCCCGAGGTGGCGCGCGTGCTCTACCCCGCGCTGGAAACCGACCCCGGCCACGCGCTGTGGAAGCGCGACATGACCGGCGCCAGCGGCCTGTTCGGCGTCGTCATGAAGGGCTGGACTGACGC
The sequence above is drawn from the Bauldia sp. genome and encodes:
- a CDS encoding alanyl-tRNA editing protein produces the protein MSTELLFREDAYLPAAEATVIAVTDRRGIVLDRTVFYATGGGQPGDTGLLERPDGNISIATTVYGDTKSDIVHVPGDDQSLPQVGETLKAVLDWPRRYRHMRIHTGLHLLSVVLPFPVTGGSIGADEGRLDFDIDGEVPTKEEIEERLNALVMADHKVTTEWITDDELLANPGLVKTMKVKPPMGSGKVRLVRIGDIDLQPCGGTHVHSTAEIGKLVISKIESKGKQNRRVRIRFAE
- the sseA gene encoding 3-mercaptopyruvate sulfurtransferase, whose product is MTDRSPWFVSTDWLAAHQSEVAIVDGSWHLPTTGRSGRAEYDAAHVPGAVFFDIDAIADTSNPLPHMLPSPEVFAKAVGALGIDEQHTIVVYDSAGLSSAPRLWWTFKIMGARDVTILEGGLPKWRAEGRPVDAAPVTHPPRTFVTHFDPHVVIGLIDVRDGLLAGEFQVVDARPAARFRGEAPEPRPWVKTGRIPGSRNVPSTDLIADGRLKDAETLRRAFVEAGVDLAKPIVTSCGSGVNAATLSLALDVIGVKDTRLYDGSWTEWGARGDTAIATGPV
- the metC gene encoding cystathionine beta-lyase, which gives rise to MKDDNNKTPARPRTRLVRSGRDKKIVGPFINPPVIHASTVLFDSVDSMLQQKQPYEYGRWGTPTSDALEAALNDLEGADGTALCPSGLSAATVALLACVSTGDRVLLTDNIYGPVRRFADGMLKRLGVETVYYDHALGAGIEALFTPNTTVVYCESPGSLTFEMQDLPAIAEVAHRHGATVMFDNTWATPFFFRALDHGADISIMAGTKYIGGHSDTMVGTAAARGETWQKLKDTRRALGIHLAPDDMYLALRGIRTLAIRLEQHQKSAMTIARWLQGRPEVARVLYPALETDPGHALWKRDMTGASGLFGVVMKGWTDAQARSFADHLTLFGIGASWGGFESLVTVPHVKPIRTATSWQAEGPLVRLHIGLEDPADLIADLEAGLVHAAAAG
- a CDS encoding cysteine synthase A, whose translation is MQINPSVVDAIGNTPLIRLRRASEATGCEILGKAEFLNPGQSVKDRPARQMVLAAEAAGTLKPGGLIVEGTAGNTGIGLALVAAARGYRTLIVIPDTQSQEKKDTLRLAGATLVEVPAKPYTDPDNYQHVARRLADQFRKSEPNGVLFADQWNNLENARAHELTTGPEIWAQTDGKVDAFICSVGTGGTLAGNAAYLRKQKPNIVIGCADPDGAGMFNLFTTGEAKATPGTSITEGIGLNRSTPIVGPVKVDKAYVIPDSEAVPAVFDLAEHEGLLLGGSSGVNIAGAIRLARDLGPGKTIVTILADGGMRYQSKLYNPEFLRAHKLPAPAWLTRQDDVRVPFAATV
- a CDS encoding amino acid ABC transporter substrate-binding protein; the protein is MGSSLRSLTLIALAALASLYTVSAPAAVLDSVTQRKMLVCGVDPGLPGFATVDSQKQWSGFDVDYCRAIAAAVLGDPKLVTFAPLTARERFRALQQGTVDVLIRNTAWTMARDTTFGVSFVGVNFYNGQGFMVPNSLGVDSALQLSGAKVCIEPGSATEVAVAAYFKTHAMSFTSVPVTAESQPAAYQSGQCNVATGDVAALHAMRLGLTRPEDSVVLPEVLSKEPYGPAVLQADYRWAAIVRWVHFALVDAEELGVTQANVDGMKASDNGDIRQLLGAEGALGKGIGLNAAWAANAIKAVGNYGEIYERNLGLGSPLQMPRGLNALWTNGGLQFAPPVR
- a CDS encoding amino acid ABC transporter ATP-binding protein, with the translated sequence MPGEEPAPQVAIEMIGVNKWFGEFQALRDINLKVMRGERIVVCGPSGSGKSTMIRCINRLETHEQGRIVVDGIELTDDLRRIDEVRRDVGMVFQSFNLFPHLTILENCTLAPIWVRKMSKADAEATAMRYLKRVRIPEQASKYPSQLSGGQQQRVAIARALCMNPRIMLFDEPTSALDPEMIKEVLDVMVDLANDGMTMMVVSHEMGFARQVASRVIFMDAGQIVEQNTPQEFFSHPQHERTKLFLSQILH
- a CDS encoding OmpA family protein, producing MTKAKALLVSGALVSLLIPPAGAATFHAPMVLAQADTATDAVATAQAAVEAARTALRAALASGTGVDEARAALRDALQQLETARVAAGLPPADPSALEPVLPEESAPAAPPAEVAPPPAEVAPPAAETPPPPAEVTPPAVETPPVVVPPVVVPPVVVPPVEVAPPANQQNGKPRQNGQNGRPKPGTPPPADQTAPPPADTVVPPADATVPPPPVVVPPAEQAPPSAEQAPPPVAPTAPVVEPVINLPPPVIEAPPPPPPPAAATGGQFDLQKFKNRPKFGQVPPAAAANQPPPAVLPKSEDAVKEGAVIPAQDGRVIVKEGGQVTVKHDDSGRFVRQGDKFQTAPSDNGTETATVSRPDGSQIVTVRDQSGNIVQRYRKNPNGSVDVLIGDVEQPGVFGRIFGQKPAPAQPRPRPRGQPPVLTLNLGPVQLNIPRQQYIVESSRANEQQLQDTLMAPPVERVERTYTLEEIRQNGRLRDKVRRIDFDTITFDTGQATVPDDQIVKMQTIGDALKNIIDRDPTQVFLIEGHTDAVGSDLSNLALSDRRAETVAEILSYYYGIPPENLVTQGYGEQFLKIPTIAAERQNRRVAFRNITDLLHASN